CCCTTTTCCTATTTGTCCGCTTCCCATTTTTTTATCTTCTATTTTTTATTTTTAATTTTGTTAAGATGCAGCTGGCCGAATTACTATATCTGACCTTTCAAAAAGGCGCTTCCGATCTGATCCTCAAGGTTGGCACTCAGCCGGCCTTAAGGCTTCAGGGCAATCTGGTGCCGGTGGAGCTGCCGGTGCTGACCTCGGAGGACACCAAGCGCTTTGCCGTGGACATCATGACCAAGGAGCAGCTGGAGCGGTTCCGCCGGGAGCGGGAGCTGGACATGGCCTGCTCCATCGCCAACCT
The DNA window shown above is from bacterium and carries:
- a CDS encoding type IV pili twitching motility protein PilT, with amino-acid sequence MQLAELLYLTFQKGASDLILKVGTQPALRLQGNLVPVELPVLTSEDTKRFAVDIMTKEQLERFRRERELDMACSIANLCRFRASVFFQRNEFGLVFRVVPNRIPTVDELSLPIVCKNLAMRPRGLILVTGPAGC